A single Blastocatellia bacterium DNA region contains:
- a CDS encoding ribonuclease H-like domain-containing protein has protein sequence MSEIYFDVETLRLSHEVPGGWSNIRGFGLAVGVTWDERNQFRVWYEQDAVRLIEELGRFDRIITFNGERFDFQVLSAYGDVSMLYGKSLDLLRDLKQKLGFRLRLESLAQATLNCSKSGAGEMAVRWWRAGQIDRVVAYCQQDVQLLVDVVQFARANGYVRVPPRYIVRVNW, from the coding sequence ATGTCTGAAATTTATTTTGATGTAGAGACACTGCGGCTTTCACACGAAGTGCCGGGCGGATGGTCGAACATACGGGGTTTCGGCTTGGCCGTGGGTGTGACGTGGGATGAGCGCAACCAGTTTCGCGTATGGTATGAACAAGACGCCGTCCGATTGATCGAAGAGCTGGGGCGCTTTGACCGCATCATCACATTCAACGGCGAACGATTTGATTTTCAGGTGCTCTCGGCCTACGGCGACGTAAGCATGCTCTACGGGAAATCGCTCGACCTGTTGAGGGATTTGAAACAGAAATTAGGATTTCGCTTGAGGCTGGAATCGTTGGCACAAGCGACGCTGAATTGCAGCAAAAGCGGGGCCGGCGAAATGGCCGTCAGATGGTGGCGCGCTGGCCAGATAGACAGAGTCGTTGCCTACTGTCAGCAGGACGTGCAACTGCTCGTGGACGTCGTTCAATTTGCCCGCGCCAACGGCTATGTGAGAGTCCCGCCGCGATATATTGTGCGAGTTAATTGGTGA
- a CDS encoding class II fumarate hydratase has translation MIEYRIETDSLGEVRVPANVYYGAQTHRAKENFPISELRFQRPFIRALGLIKRAAAEVNMELGLLDEKLGAAIVQAAQEVADGKHDDQFVVDVFQTGSGTSTNMNANEVIANRAIEILGGEMGTKKPVHPNDHVNKGQSSNDVIPTTIHIAALESIKKELLPALAHLHAALDAKAKEFDDIVKIGRTHLQDAVPVRLGQEFSGYASMVAHDIRRVENICEHLSELALGGTAVGTGLNMLPEFPGRVIQRISAWTGIQFKQAPNLFEALGSKDAAVEASSALKTVACSLMKIANDIRWLASGPRCAIGEINLPSLQPGSSIMPGKVNPVIPEAVRMIAAQVIGNDLTVSICGQGGDFELNVMMPVLAYNLLQSIQLLANGSRVLADKCVSGITANRERCESLIEGSLAMVTALAPKIGYDAAAAIAKEAYTTGRTVREIARERKVLPEAELERVLDPRRQTEPGIPD, from the coding sequence ATGATTGAATATCGTATTGAAACCGATTCGCTCGGTGAAGTCCGCGTGCCTGCCAATGTCTATTACGGCGCGCAGACACATCGCGCGAAAGAAAATTTCCCCATCAGTGAGTTGCGTTTTCAACGTCCATTTATCCGCGCCCTTGGATTGATCAAACGAGCCGCTGCCGAAGTCAATATGGAGCTGGGATTGCTGGATGAGAAGTTAGGCGCGGCGATCGTCCAGGCAGCGCAAGAAGTCGCTGACGGCAAGCACGACGACCAGTTCGTCGTGGATGTGTTTCAAACTGGTTCGGGCACGTCAACCAACATGAACGCCAACGAGGTCATCGCCAATCGCGCCATTGAAATCCTCGGCGGTGAGATGGGCACGAAGAAACCTGTTCATCCGAACGATCACGTCAACAAAGGCCAATCGAGCAATGATGTAATCCCTACTACGATCCACATTGCGGCGCTCGAATCCATTAAAAAAGAGTTGCTACCAGCGCTGGCGCATCTGCATGCGGCGCTCGATGCCAAAGCAAAGGAGTTCGATGATATTGTGAAAATCGGTCGAACGCATTTGCAAGACGCGGTGCCGGTTCGACTGGGACAGGAATTTAGCGGCTACGCCTCAATGGTGGCGCATGATATTCGCCGTGTGGAGAACATCTGCGAGCACCTGAGCGAGCTGGCGCTGGGCGGCACCGCCGTGGGAACCGGCTTGAACATGTTGCCAGAGTTTCCTGGTCGCGTCATCCAGCGCATATCGGCGTGGACCGGCATCCAGTTCAAGCAAGCTCCGAACCTGTTTGAAGCGCTTGGCTCCAAAGATGCAGCAGTTGAAGCTAGCAGCGCATTGAAGACCGTGGCATGCAGTTTGATGAAAATTGCTAATGACATTCGCTGGCTCGCGTCGGGTCCGCGGTGCGCGATTGGCGAAATCAATTTGCCGTCGTTGCAGCCGGGCAGCTCCATCATGCCGGGCAAAGTCAATCCGGTCATCCCCGAAGCTGTGCGCATGATCGCCGCGCAAGTCATCGGAAACGACCTGACAGTGAGCATCTGCGGGCAGGGCGGCGATTTTGAATTGAACGTGATGATGCCCGTGTTGGCTTACAATCTGCTTCAGTCTATTCAGTTGCTCGCCAACGGCTCGCGCGTCTTGGCGGATAAGTGTGTCAGCGGCATCACGGCCAATCGTGAGCGATGCGAAAGCCTCATTGAAGGGAGTCTGGCGATGGTCACGGCGCTGGCACCGAAGATCGGTTATGATGCCGCAGCAGCGATTGCCAAAGAGGCATATACCACCGGTCGCACCGTGCGCGAGATTGCCAGAGAGAGGAAGGTGCTGCCCGAAGCCGAATTGGAGCGCGTGCTGGATCCGCGTCGGCAGACGGAGCCGGGGATTCCAGATTAG
- a CDS encoding DUF4149 domain-containing protein produces the protein MNAMLNGLLLLALGIWLGSIIFFSFVVAPVLFRVLSPSDAGKVVRAVFPVYYLIGMVCGVVAVLTLWGLTSGPGWAPATLWQVGLLLVMVLINLYARQSLMPRINAARDAGQMQQQQFDRLHRQSVILNGVVLVLGLIVMALIGGTATLI, from the coding sequence ATGAATGCGATGCTGAACGGGCTACTTTTACTGGCATTGGGTATCTGGCTTGGCAGCATAATCTTTTTTTCATTTGTGGTGGCGCCCGTGTTGTTCCGCGTGCTCTCGCCGAGCGATGCGGGAAAAGTCGTTCGCGCCGTCTTTCCTGTGTATTACCTCATCGGGATGGTGTGTGGTGTCGTAGCCGTGCTAACGCTTTGGGGCTTGACGAGCGGGCCAGGATGGGCGCCAGCCACGCTGTGGCAAGTCGGTTTGTTGCTGGTGATGGTGCTCATCAATCTGTATGCTCGACAAAGTTTGATGCCGCGCATCAACGCAGCGCGTGATGCCGGTCAGATGCAGCAACAGCAGTTCGATCGCTTGCACCGGCAGTCGGTGATCCTGAACGGTGTTGTGCTCGTGTTGGGACTGATTGTGATGGCGTTGATCGGTGGCACAGCGACCCTGATTTGA
- a CDS encoding aminotransferase class V-fold PLP-dependent enzyme, which translates to MNRRHFFRAMAAPALWPLASRVQANTRDPKKAPPEDNWPAPDDPQYWRWIRQQFLIPADEAFFNTGTLGACPRQVLDAVIEDMRLVEQTLAHWDYRPENPDWFSGYRPFVELREKLARLIHANAQEIALTQNATMGMNFLAHGLALQPGDEVLSTDQEHPGGRCGWELRAQRHGIIYRQLEIPVPTPDPETVIRIFAEAITPRTRVITLPHISSMLGIVMPVAEICKLARPRGIFTIVDGAQAVGQLHVNVKEIGCDAYYSSPHKWLLAPPGNGFLYIRQDKLNDVWTTLCSGEWNNYRDGAYRLMQYGTGNRSLLKGLEAAIDFHQRIGPDRVQQRIIGLANRLRDGLRSIKGVSILSPIHPKLAGAMVTYRVEGLTGPQLMDELWKRKIRVRSMGVENGVRQSVHIYNSPEEIDATLKIVRELVKA; encoded by the coding sequence ATGAATCGTCGTCATTTCTTTCGCGCAATGGCTGCGCCGGCCCTGTGGCCGCTGGCCAGCAGAGTTCAGGCTAACACCCGCGATCCGAAGAAAGCGCCTCCTGAAGATAACTGGCCGGCGCCGGATGATCCACAGTATTGGCGCTGGATTCGTCAGCAATTTCTTATTCCGGCAGACGAAGCATTCTTCAATACGGGCACGTTGGGCGCTTGTCCGCGTCAAGTGCTCGATGCCGTGATCGAAGACATGCGATTGGTTGAGCAGACGCTGGCGCATTGGGATTATCGTCCAGAGAATCCGGATTGGTTCAGCGGCTATCGCCCGTTTGTGGAGTTGCGTGAAAAGTTGGCGCGACTCATTCATGCCAACGCACAGGAAATCGCGCTCACGCAGAACGCCACGATGGGCATGAATTTTCTGGCGCACGGATTGGCGTTGCAGCCGGGCGACGAAGTGCTCAGCACCGATCAAGAGCATCCCGGCGGACGCTGCGGCTGGGAGCTGCGTGCGCAACGACATGGGATCATCTATCGTCAATTGGAAATTCCCGTTCCGACGCCTGATCCGGAGACGGTGATCCGCATCTTTGCCGAAGCGATCACGCCGCGCACCCGCGTGATCACACTGCCTCACATCAGCTCGATGCTGGGCATCGTCATGCCGGTGGCAGAGATTTGCAAGCTGGCGCGTCCGCGCGGCATCTTCACCATTGTGGACGGCGCGCAGGCTGTCGGTCAGTTACATGTGAATGTGAAAGAGATTGGCTGTGATGCCTACTATTCGAGTCCGCATAAGTGGTTGTTGGCGCCGCCGGGCAATGGGTTCCTTTACATTCGCCAAGACAAGCTCAACGATGTCTGGACCACGCTGTGCTCCGGTGAGTGGAATAATTATCGCGATGGCGCATACCGGTTGATGCAGTACGGGACCGGCAATCGGTCATTGCTCAAAGGGCTGGAAGCGGCGATTGATTTTCACCAACGGATCGGCCCTGACCGTGTCCAGCAGCGCATCATCGGGTTGGCCAATCGGCTGCGCGACGGGTTGCGCAGCATCAAGGGCGTCAGCATCCTCTCTCCCATCCATCCGAAGTTGGCAGGCGCGATGGTGACCTATCGTGTGGAGGGACTCACCGGACCACAGTTGATGGATGAGTTGTGGAAGCGAAAAATCCGCGTGCGCTCGATGGGCGTGGAGAATGGCGTGCGACAGTCGGTCCACATCTATAACAGCCCGGAAGAGATTGATGCGACGTTGAAGATTGTGCGCGAATTGGTCAAAGCATAG
- a CDS encoding saccharopine dehydrogenase NADP-binding domain-containing protein codes for MITVLAATGFTGQLVAREVKRLGLPLRLAGRSAEKLSRFAAELGHGVETVVADVKQPETLLPIFEGTGVLINCAGPFTELGEPVVAAAVHHGVHYLDTTGEQAFIKLVFERYSELAKQKGIVVAPATAFEYALSDAAAALAARELEPCDEISIVYAVSGFGASRGTKKSVLRVLTDQGYLYQNGELVPTAPGREQRTVHLPSGRKLTAVSFPGGEAILVPRHVRTQAVIPMMALEATTTALLGIGLPLLRAAMKTPMQRWLLGRIEAGAVGPTDEERKNSRFTVVCEASRGEDRHAVIVQGRDPYGLTATIAVAAASHLLRHGAAETGALSPAMIAGPELIVESTRAAGVTWLG; via the coding sequence ATGATCACCGTATTAGCGGCCACAGGCTTCACCGGTCAACTCGTCGCTCGGGAAGTGAAGCGGCTCGGCCTGCCGCTGCGTCTGGCAGGGCGAAGCGCAGAGAAACTCAGTAGATTCGCGGCCGAGCTTGGTCACGGTGTTGAGACAGTTGTCGCTGATGTGAAGCAGCCGGAAACCTTGTTACCGATATTTGAAGGAACAGGCGTCCTGATAAACTGCGCCGGGCCGTTCACTGAACTTGGCGAGCCAGTGGTGGCGGCGGCTGTCCACCACGGCGTGCACTATCTGGATACAACCGGTGAGCAGGCCTTCATCAAGCTGGTCTTTGAGCGGTATAGCGAGCTTGCCAAGCAAAAAGGTATCGTAGTGGCCCCGGCCACTGCGTTTGAATATGCGTTGTCCGATGCGGCTGCTGCGTTGGCTGCTCGAGAACTGGAGCCGTGCGATGAGATTTCCATCGTGTATGCTGTATCTGGATTCGGCGCGAGCCGGGGAACCAAGAAATCGGTCTTACGGGTGTTGACCGATCAAGGCTATCTCTATCAAAACGGAGAATTGGTGCCCACGGCGCCAGGCCGTGAACAACGCACCGTGCATTTGCCAAGCGGCCGAAAGCTGACCGCCGTGTCGTTTCCCGGTGGAGAAGCGATTCTCGTGCCCCGACATGTCCGCACGCAGGCCGTCATTCCGATGATGGCGCTGGAAGCCACAACAACCGCTCTGCTGGGCATCGGGCTGCCGTTGCTTCGCGCGGCGATGAAGACACCAATGCAACGTTGGCTGCTCGGCCGTATCGAAGCGGGCGCCGTTGGACCGACTGACGAAGAACGGAAGAACAGCCGCTTCACAGTGGTGTGCGAAGCCAGTCGTGGTGAAGACCGGCACGCCGTGATTGTTCAAGGACGAGACCCCTACGGCCTGACGGCGACAATCGCCGTCGCTGCGGCTTCACACCTGCTCAGGCACGGAGCCGCAGAGACTGGCGCGCTCTCGCCAGCTATGATTGCTGGACCGGAACTGATCGTTGAGAGCACGCGCGCAGCCGGCGTGACCTGGCTTGGATGA
- a CDS encoding thioredoxin family protein, whose amino-acid sequence MKQVTALSIAVLVVAGAAWLYFTRAEDGNLTASVGAAAPAFSLEDQTGKKVSLSDFSGKKIVVLEWINPDCPYVQRHYKAGTMKSLAQKYKDKGVIWLAINTTHYMNKETNQKWIADYQLPYQILDDHEGTVGRLYGAKTTPHMFIIDKSGKVVYQGAIDDDPRGNKGENKVNYVAKALDELLAGKPISMPQTKPYGCSVKFAK is encoded by the coding sequence ATGAAACAGGTAACAGCTTTGAGCATTGCAGTTTTGGTGGTAGCAGGAGCAGCGTGGCTCTATTTCACGCGAGCCGAGGACGGCAATCTGACGGCTTCGGTGGGCGCAGCCGCTCCGGCCTTTAGCTTGGAAGATCAAACCGGGAAGAAGGTGAGTCTGTCCGACTTCTCCGGAAAGAAGATCGTCGTGCTCGAATGGATCAATCCGGATTGTCCCTACGTTCAACGCCACTACAAGGCCGGGACGATGAAAAGCCTCGCCCAGAAGTACAAAGACAAAGGCGTCATCTGGTTGGCTATCAACACGACACACTACATGAATAAGGAAACCAACCAGAAATGGATCGCGGACTATCAGCTTCCCTACCAGATCCTGGATGATCACGAAGGGACGGTCGGTCGGCTCTATGGAGCCAAGACGACCCCGCACATGTTCATCATTGACAAGTCGGGGAAAGTCGTCTACCAAGGGGCGATTGACGATGACCCGCGAGGAAACAAGGGCGAAAACAAAGTCAACTACGTCGCCAAAGCACTCGACGAGTTGCTGGCCGGCAAACCAATCAGCATGCCGCAGACCAAGCCATACGGCTGCTCGGTGAAATTCGCCAAGTAA
- a CDS encoding protein-disulfide reductase DsbD family protein, which translates to MKLWITFVVLCLLALPCSGSTDKGAVQAELLADVAAIQPGKSFTVGVLLRMKPGWHVYWKNPGDSGLPTLVEFKVPQGFVLGPLQWPIPTRFDQPGNIVGYGYSDSVLFIAKVLAPKTVSLGSTIRIQAKVEWLSCEQVCIPGKANLSLTLPVSKAAAPANAELFASWQRRLPQESTGADSPLMVRTSGSIPPNGTAGSFLLSIQWKSAPLHVEWYPTADEALVIEDVTCQTQATQTQVSFKVAILPGQRLSSTVLESLVVYTDTDGVRKGVIVPVRLRG; encoded by the coding sequence ATGAAACTGTGGATTACATTCGTTGTGCTCTGCCTCTTGGCGCTTCCGTGTAGCGGTTCAACCGACAAAGGCGCGGTGCAGGCTGAATTGCTAGCCGACGTGGCGGCGATCCAACCGGGAAAATCGTTCACAGTGGGTGTGCTGCTCCGGATGAAGCCTGGTTGGCACGTGTATTGGAAGAATCCGGGCGATTCCGGTTTGCCAACGTTGGTTGAGTTCAAAGTTCCCCAAGGTTTCGTCCTCGGCCCACTGCAATGGCCTATCCCGACGAGGTTCGATCAACCAGGAAACATCGTTGGCTACGGCTATTCTGATTCGGTTCTGTTCATAGCCAAGGTGCTCGCGCCAAAGACGGTATCACTTGGATCAACCATTCGGATTCAAGCCAAAGTCGAGTGGCTCTCTTGTGAGCAGGTCTGCATCCCTGGTAAGGCCAATCTAAGTCTCACGCTGCCGGTCAGCAAAGCAGCGGCCCCGGCCAATGCCGAGTTGTTCGCAAGCTGGCAGAGGCGGCTTCCGCAAGAGAGCACGGGCGCTGATAGTCCGCTGATGGTGAGAACGTCAGGCTCTATCCCGCCCAACGGCACAGCCGGGTCTTTCCTTCTCTCAATTCAATGGAAGTCAGCCCCCCTTCACGTGGAGTGGTATCCCACAGCAGATGAGGCGCTCGTCATTGAAGACGTGACCTGCCAAACACAGGCCACGCAAACACAAGTTTCATTCAAAGTGGCGATCTTGCCGGGTCAACGACTGTCATCAACTGTCTTAGAATCACTCGTAGTCTACACCGATACCGATGGTGTACGAAAAGGCGTCATCGTGCCGGTGCGGCTGCGAGGGTAA
- a CDS encoding DsrE/DsrF/DrsH-like family protein yields MKKVAVIVSRGSFNNFVQVATLIRALTAVPDRSVRVFFRDEALLKVTNSHINETNFSQAYQGLGEAVLARLQAADFHTLHTFLRDAKQHGDDVQFFACASSMFICGLHQQDLIPEIDAICEIKEFLETAVSDADAVLTF; encoded by the coding sequence TTGAAAAAAGTCGCCGTCATCGTCTCGCGAGGCAGCTTCAATAACTTCGTTCAGGTGGCCACATTGATCCGCGCGCTGACAGCCGTGCCCGACCGCTCTGTCCGCGTCTTCTTTCGTGATGAGGCGCTACTGAAAGTCACCAACAGCCACATCAACGAAACCAATTTCTCACAAGCCTATCAGGGCCTGGGAGAAGCCGTTTTGGCTCGATTACAGGCCGCCGACTTCCACACGCTGCACACATTTCTTCGCGACGCCAAACAGCACGGCGACGACGTGCAGTTCTTCGCCTGTGCTTCCTCCATGTTCATCTGCGGGTTGCACCAACAGGACCTCATCCCGGAAATTGACGCAATTTGCGAGATCAAAGAATTTCTGGAAACCGCCGTGTCTGATGCCGATGCTGTCCTAACGTTTTAA
- a CDS encoding methylenetetrahydrofolate reductase yields MSLLGALRRKRQQNEHVFSVEISPPMNYPGLVKTSELLEALKALDLDALAITNSTGGSFRLNPLAVVEVVQASMRVPIIVHITARDEGSYRTVYTHVDQMALHGVAHVLIIRGDPSPVNSRQTDAYKFTTVELVKLMYDYSRQQNYALEILVAGHPEWQSTLTKHMRYQKQKIDNGAQGIIANIVTDADSYCRYVDAALAHQVNVPIFPSVIPLTSLTRCEFLRKTLHVPVPSSVTERLSRFTEKEDLRRAGVEISGQIAQELLRRGAPGINFNVIFPQDVQSVKELLQQVRGYASIWEKYQIDDPEEIEYFGGLREGYFK; encoded by the coding sequence GTGAGTTTGCTGGGTGCACTCCGGCGGAAACGACAACAGAATGAGCATGTGTTCAGTGTCGAGATTAGCCCGCCGATGAACTATCCGGGACTGGTCAAGACCAGCGAACTGTTGGAGGCGCTCAAGGCGCTAGACCTGGACGCACTGGCTATCACCAACAGCACCGGAGGCAGCTTCAGATTGAATCCGCTGGCCGTTGTGGAAGTCGTTCAGGCTTCCATGCGCGTCCCCATCATTGTGCATATCACGGCGCGGGATGAAGGCTCGTACCGAACGGTTTACACCCATGTGGACCAGATGGCGTTGCACGGCGTGGCGCATGTGTTGATCATTCGCGGTGATCCCAGTCCGGTCAATTCGCGCCAGACCGACGCCTACAAATTCACCACGGTGGAATTGGTCAAGCTGATGTATGACTACAGCCGCCAACAAAACTACGCGCTGGAAATCCTGGTGGCTGGACATCCGGAATGGCAGAGCACATTGACCAAGCACATGCGCTACCAAAAGCAGAAAATTGACAATGGCGCGCAGGGAATCATTGCCAACATCGTCACCGACGCCGACAGTTATTGCCGCTATGTGGATGCCGCGCTGGCTCATCAGGTGAATGTGCCCATCTTTCCATCGGTCATTCCATTAACCAGCCTGACGCGGTGTGAGTTTTTGCGCAAGACGTTACACGTGCCGGTTCCCTCGTCTGTTACTGAGCGATTAAGTCGCTTCACTGAGAAGGAGGACCTGCGCCGCGCCGGTGTAGAAATTTCTGGCCAGATTGCCCAAGAGCTGTTGCGACGCGGCGCGCCGGGCATCAATTTCAACGTCATTTTTCCTCAAGACGTGCAATCGGTCAAAGAATTGTTGCAGCAGGTGCGCGGCTACGCGAGCATCTGGGAGAAATATCAAATTGATGACCCGGAGGAAATTGAGTATTTCGGCGGCCTGCGAGAAGGCTATTTTAAGTGA
- a CDS encoding polysaccharide biosynthesis tyrosine autokinase, giving the protein MSQQDERSYLPAPVHDEREPVTRFYAADWYRHATTAQRDVHLLDYWRILKKRKWIGLGALLVVVTVTAIRMYQAQAIYVASGKVIINQQMPIRLANDQEGTIVAANDAQYLETQLNVLRSKALARRVIDELALARRPEFADLAGVADPTLRDKLMLDRFLGGLDVSLLRNTRIVQVNYASPDPQQAALVVNTLMEQLIKYTIDARLESTRQARAWLNERLTKLQQDLEEQREKLVQYGKENQIVEVGENQTIAIERLMDLNRRLVEAEADRIQAEALYNLSKKASADTLPVVMADPMVQVLRQRIAEDQRRLIELEKRFTNEWPEVKTLKSQIEESERQLQEAKQRILAKVEADYKTALAREQKLREELARQREETVRQNEQAARLSIQKQQVEASAQVYGGLLQKLNDVDLLSTLETTNIQILDRAQPPTVPARPRKLFNIGVSALVGLLVGILLSLFVEYLDNTVKSTEDVDRLLGLPSLGVVPALESLERKGRLSLPRLHSSRQSSGPILIVDDHHRLSFGEAFRSLRTSVLLSNAERPPRTILFTSSSPGEGKTTTAVNMALSLAQTGARVIVVDGDLRKPGLHKMFRMKNQHGLCTYLTQAVDLGSVIEHNRFENLSVIPSGPIPPNPSELLSSSKMREAITLLSQQYDFVVIDSPPVSTPDALILSTMVDGVIMVIRCGRTPRDLVHRAKQSLDDVNAKIFGVVLNRVDVNQDGYYHYYRYYYYYSDQQAEETPPAVT; this is encoded by the coding sequence ATGTCGCAGCAAGACGAACGATCCTATTTGCCGGCGCCGGTTCATGACGAGCGTGAGCCGGTGACCAGATTTTACGCGGCTGATTGGTATCGCCATGCCACGACCGCGCAGCGCGATGTTCATCTGCTGGATTACTGGCGCATTCTGAAAAAGCGAAAGTGGATTGGACTAGGCGCGTTGCTGGTGGTGGTCACAGTGACGGCGATTCGCATGTATCAAGCGCAAGCGATTTATGTGGCCTCTGGCAAGGTGATCATCAATCAGCAGATGCCGATCCGTCTGGCCAACGATCAAGAAGGCACGATTGTGGCGGCTAATGACGCCCAGTATTTGGAAACGCAATTGAATGTGCTGCGGAGCAAGGCATTGGCGCGACGCGTGATTGATGAGCTGGCGCTGGCCCGGCGACCTGAATTTGCCGACCTGGCCGGCGTCGCTGATCCGACGCTGCGAGACAAGCTGATGCTGGATCGGTTCCTTGGCGGCCTGGATGTGAGCCTGCTGCGCAACACGCGAATTGTTCAGGTGAACTATGCTTCGCCTGACCCGCAACAAGCCGCGCTGGTGGTCAATACGCTGATGGAGCAGTTGATCAAATACACGATTGACGCGCGACTGGAATCAACCCGGCAGGCGCGGGCGTGGCTCAATGAGCGGCTCACCAAGCTCCAGCAAGACTTAGAGGAGCAGCGGGAAAAGCTGGTGCAATACGGCAAAGAGAATCAAATCGTCGAGGTCGGTGAGAATCAAACGATTGCCATTGAACGCTTGATGGATTTGAACCGTCGGTTGGTGGAAGCCGAAGCGGACCGCATTCAAGCAGAGGCGCTCTATAACCTGAGTAAGAAAGCCTCTGCTGATACGCTGCCGGTGGTGATGGCCGACCCGATGGTGCAAGTGCTCCGGCAACGCATCGCCGAGGATCAGCGACGATTGATCGAATTGGAAAAGCGGTTCACCAACGAATGGCCTGAAGTCAAAACCTTGAAGAGCCAGATCGAGGAATCGGAGCGTCAGTTGCAGGAAGCCAAGCAGCGCATCCTGGCCAAAGTGGAGGCCGACTATAAGACGGCGCTGGCTCGTGAGCAGAAATTGCGCGAGGAATTAGCCCGTCAGCGCGAAGAAACCGTGCGACAAAATGAGCAGGCCGCGCGGTTGTCTATTCAAAAGCAGCAGGTTGAGGCCAGCGCGCAAGTGTATGGTGGGTTGCTGCAAAAGCTGAACGATGTTGATCTGCTATCCACGCTGGAGACGACCAACATCCAGATTTTGGATCGCGCTCAGCCGCCGACCGTGCCGGCCCGTCCGCGCAAACTGTTTAATATCGGCGTGAGCGCACTGGTCGGATTGCTGGTGGGCATCCTCCTCTCGTTGTTTGTCGAGTATCTGGATAACACGGTGAAATCCACCGAAGATGTTGACCGATTGCTGGGGTTGCCGTCGCTTGGCGTGGTGCCGGCGTTGGAGAGTCTGGAAAGGAAGGGCCGCCTCTCGTTGCCTCGTTTGCATAGCAGCAGACAGTCTTCCGGTCCAATTTTGATTGTGGATGACCATCATCGGTTGAGTTTCGGCGAAGCCTTTCGCTCGCTGCGCACATCGGTGCTGCTGTCGAACGCAGAACGACCGCCGCGCACGATTCTGTTTACCAGCAGCAGTCCGGGCGAGGGCAAGACGACAACGGCGGTCAATATGGCATTGAGTCTGGCGCAAACCGGCGCTCGCGTCATTGTGGTGGATGGCGATTTGCGCAAGCCTGGGTTGCACAAAATGTTTCGCATGAAAAATCAACATGGCTTGTGCACCTACCTGACGCAGGCGGTTGATCTCGGCTCCGTCATCGAGCACAATCGGTTTGAAAATCTCTCGGTGATCCCTTCGGGGCCGATTCCGCCCAATCCGTCTGAGCTGCTCTCGTCCAGCAAGATGCGTGAAGCTATCACGCTGCTCAGTCAGCAGTATGATTTCGTCGTGATTGATTCGCCGCCGGTTTCCACGCCGGATGCGTTGATTCTCTCGACGATGGTGGATGGTGTCATCATGGTCATCCGCTGTGGACGAACGCCGCGCGATCTGGTGCACCGCGCGAAGCAGTCGCTTGATGACGTGAACGCGAAAATCTTTGGCGTGGTGCTCAATCGTGTGGATGTGAATCAGGACGGCTACTACCATTACTACCGCTACTACTACTACTACTCGGATCAGCAAGCTGAGGAAACACCGCCGGCGGTCACATAA
- a CDS encoding protein tyrosine phosphatase, which translates to MIDIHCHILPGIDDGARSFDEAVALGELLIKEGVSTVVATPHVFHLRYATPTSEQMLSRLTWLNEAFAGRLRVVCGAEVCAVPEALSVLRRPELLINGGPYMLVEFPSEIVPHGAENLLFELIASGVRPIIAHPERNRVLVNDPERLRTFVHMGCYAQLTAPYLLANNSARRLALRWIESGLIHFVASDSHRSDWRAPRLAAPYQVVERECGAAVAHALFVANPQAVIRGETLPFAPELRVFNKTKSSWWRSLWGG; encoded by the coding sequence ATGATTGACATTCACTGTCACATCCTGCCAGGCATTGACGACGGAGCCAGGTCGTTCGATGAAGCAGTGGCGTTGGGTGAACTCCTGATCAAGGAAGGCGTCAGCACGGTGGTAGCGACGCCACACGTCTTTCATCTGCGCTACGCCACGCCAACGAGCGAACAGATGCTGAGCCGATTGACATGGTTGAATGAAGCGTTTGCTGGACGGCTGCGGGTGGTCTGCGGCGCTGAAGTATGCGCTGTGCCGGAAGCGCTCAGCGTGTTACGCCGTCCAGAGCTTTTGATCAACGGCGGGCCTTATATGCTGGTCGAGTTTCCCAGCGAGATCGTGCCGCATGGCGCAGAAAACTTGTTGTTTGAACTGATCGCATCAGGCGTGCGCCCGATCATCGCTCACCCTGAACGGAATCGTGTATTGGTGAATGATCCAGAGCGGTTGCGCACGTTTGTACACATGGGGTGCTATGCACAGTTGACTGCGCCCTACCTGCTTGCCAACAACAGCGCGCGGCGGCTGGCGTTGCGATGGATTGAGTCGGGCCTCATTCATTTCGTTGCGTCGGATTCACACCGCTCGGATTGGCGTGCGCCGCGCCTGGCTGCGCCATATCAGGTGGTGGAGAGAGAGTGCGGCGCGGCTGTCGCACACGCCCTGTTTGTCGCCAATCCGCAGGCCGTCATTCGGGGTGAGACGTTGCCGTTTGCGCCTGAGCTGCGCGTGTTCAACAAAACAAAATCAAGCTGGTGGCGATCGCTATGGGGAGGTTGA